The following are encoded together in the Enterobacteriaceae endosymbiont of Plateumaris sericea genome:
- the rpsN gene encoding 30S ribosomal protein S14, with amino-acid sequence MAKESIKAREIKRIKLAKKFFIKRKKLKQIISDTKVSDKIRWDAIFKLQSLPRDSSISRQRNRCKQTGRPHAFLRKFGLSRIKVRESAMKGEIPGLKKASW; translated from the coding sequence ATGGCAAAAGAATCTATAAAAGCTCGTGAAATTAAAAGAATAAAATTAGCAAAAAAATTTTTTATAAAAAGAAAAAAACTTAAACAAATAATATCTGACACAAAAGTATCAGATAAAATTCGTTGGGATGCAATTTTTAAATTACAATCTTTACCAAGAGATTCTAGTATTTCTAGACAACGAAATAGATGTAAACAAACAGGAAGACCACATGCTTTCTTAAGAAAATTTGGATTAAGTAGAATTAAAGTACGTGAATCTGCAATGAAGGGAGAAATACCTGGATTAAAAAAAGCTAGTTGGTAA
- the rpmD gene encoding 50S ribosomal protein L30: protein MLENIKITQIKSSIGRIPKHKAILTSLGLKHIGHTVIKKKTPIILGMIKKIFYMLKIGN from the coding sequence ATGTTAGAAAATATTAAAATTACACAAATTAAAAGTTCCATAGGAAGAATACCAAAACATAAAGCAATTTTAACTAGTTTAGGACTAAAACATATTGGACATACAGTAATAAAAAAAAAAACCCCTATAATTCTTGGTATGATTAAAAAAATTTTTTATATGCTTAAAATAGGTAATTAA
- the rplX gene encoding 50S ribosomal protein L24, with product MASKIRCNDEVIILKGKDKGKKGKIKYFLNSNLVIIEGINLIKKHIKPNPSNSNVGGIIEKENFIHISNIAILNTKTGKPDRIGFKIVKGKKLRFLKSNNEII from the coding sequence ATGGCCTCTAAAATACGTTGTAATGATGAAGTGATTATTTTAAAAGGAAAAGATAAAGGTAAAAAAGGAAAGATAAAATATTTTTTAAATTCTAATTTAGTAATAATAGAAGGTATAAATTTAATAAAAAAACATATAAAACCTAATCCTTCTAATTCTAATGTAGGAGGAATAATAGAAAAAGAAAATTTTATTCATATTTCTAACATAGCTATATTAAATACTAAAACTGGAAAACCTGATCGTATAGGATTTAAAATAGTAAAAGGTAAAAAATTACGTTTTTTAAAATCTAATAATGAAATTATTTAA
- the rplF gene encoding 50S ribosomal protein L6, producing MSRIAKNPICIPENVKIIINKQQIIVQGENGILKNIINSLINIKIHNKQLLFIPKINNNNSWSYAGTSRSILNSMIIGVTQGFSKKLILFGIGYKVSINKNILDLMLGYSHSIYYTLPKGITANCINQNEIILKGSDKQLLGQVAADIRSYRVPEPYKGKGIRYSYEKIKIKEIKKK from the coding sequence ATGTCTCGAATAGCTAAAAATCCTATTTGTATTCCTGAAAATGTAAAAATAATTATAAATAAACAACAAATAATTGTTCAAGGAGAAAACGGTATATTAAAAAATATAATTAATTCATTAATAAATATTAAAATACATAATAAACAATTATTATTTATACCTAAAATAAATAATAATAATTCTTGGTCATATGCCGGAACTTCAAGATCTATATTAAATTCTATGATTATAGGAGTAACTCAAGGTTTTTCTAAAAAACTTATTTTATTTGGTATAGGATATAAAGTTTCTATTAATAAAAACATTTTAGATTTAATGTTAGGATATTCTCATTCAATTTACTATACTTTGCCTAAAGGAATAACAGCAAATTGTATTAATCAAAATGAAATTATTTTAAAAGGATCAGATAAACAATTATTAGGTCAAGTAGCTGCTGATATTAGATCTTATAGAGTTCCTGAACCTTATAAAGGAAAAGGTATTAGATATAGTTATGAAAAAATAAAAATCAAAGAAATAAAGAAAAAATAA
- the rplW gene encoding 50S ribosomal protein L23: MILTERSFKILQSPHISEKSSLAIEKTNTFTIKVSKKANKKDIKIAIQKIFNIRIKNINTLIVKGKTKKNKNHTYHRNNWKKAYISLKKGQNIDFNINKN, translated from the coding sequence ATGATTTTAACGGAACGTTCTTTTAAGATTTTACAATCTCCTCATATATCTGAAAAATCTTCTCTAGCAATAGAAAAAACAAATACTTTTACTATTAAAGTATCAAAAAAAGCAAATAAAAAAGATATAAAAATAGCTATTCAAAAAATTTTTAATATTAGAATTAAAAATATTAATACTTTAATAGTTAAAGGAAAAACAAAAAAAAATAAAAATCATACATATCATCGTAATAATTGGAAAAAAGCATATATTTCTTTAAAAAAAGGTCAAAATATAGATTTTAATATAAACAAAAATTAA
- the ruvX gene encoding Holliday junction resolvase RuvX has product MILNKKNITLLAFDYGTKNIGVAVGNTIIRIAHTLKKIKNNKKEKIYWNKFQTIIKYWEPKKIIIGLPLNMNGSEQNITILTKKFARLIKNKFSLDVELHDERLSTVEAKNILFTNGGWKMLKKNDINSLSASVILQSWFENNKKYYC; this is encoded by the coding sequence ATGATTTTAAATAAAAAAAATATAACTTTATTAGCATTTGATTATGGAACTAAAAATATAGGTGTAGCTGTTGGAAACACTATTATTAGAATAGCTCATACATTAAAAAAAATCAAAAATAATAAAAAAGAAAAAATTTACTGGAATAAATTTCAAACAATAATTAAATATTGGGAACCTAAAAAAATAATAATTGGTTTACCATTAAATATGAATGGTAGTGAACAAAATATTACAATATTAACTAAAAAATTTGCTCGTCTTATAAAAAATAAATTTAGTTTAGATGTAGAATTACATGATGAACGTTTAAGTACTGTTGAAGCTAAAAATATTTTATTTACAAATGGAGGATGGAAAATGTTAAAAAAAAATGATATAAATTCTTTATCAGCATCAGTTATACTTCAAAGTTGGTTTGAAAATAATAAAAAATATTATTGTTAA
- the rpsE gene encoding 30S ribosomal protein S5, whose protein sequence is MPIYDNKNQNNELKEKLISVNRVSKTVKGGRIFSFTALTVVGNGKGRVGFGYGKSREVPSAIQKAMEKARKNMINIVLNNNTLQYPVKGNHTGSYIFMRPAHEGTGIIAGGAMRAVLEVTGIYNVLAKAYGSTNPINIVKATIKGLSSMKSLKMIAAKRDKSIEEIERNMKNVRKY, encoded by the coding sequence ATGCCTATTTATGATAATAAAAATCAAAATAATGAATTAAAAGAAAAACTTATTTCTGTAAATAGAGTATCTAAAACTGTTAAAGGAGGTCGAATATTTTCATTTACAGCGTTAACTGTTGTTGGTAACGGTAAAGGTCGTGTTGGTTTTGGATACGGAAAATCTAGAGAAGTTCCTAGTGCAATACAAAAAGCGATGGAAAAAGCAAGAAAAAATATGATTAATATAGTATTAAATAATAATACATTACAATATCCTGTTAAAGGAAATCATACAGGTTCTTATATATTTATGAGACCAGCACATGAAGGAACAGGAATTATAGCTGGAGGAGCTATGAGAGCTGTATTAGAAGTTACTGGTATTTATAATGTTCTAGCTAAAGCTTATGGTTCTACTAATCCAATTAATATAGTTAAAGCTACTATAAAAGGTTTATCTAGTATGAAATCATTAAAAATGATTGCAGCTAAAAGAGATAAATCTATAGAAGAAATAGAAAGGAATATGAAAAATGTTAGAAAATATTAA
- the rpmC gene encoding 50S ribosomal protein L29, whose translation MNIKILLKKNNQELKKELLDLFKEQFNLKIQLKSGNLKQTHLLKKSKKNIARIKTILSQKR comes from the coding sequence ATGAATATAAAAATATTATTAAAAAAAAATAATCAAGAATTAAAAAAAGAATTACTTGATTTATTTAAAGAACAATTTAATTTAAAAATACAATTAAAATCAGGTAATCTTAAACAAACTCATTTATTAAAAAAATCTAAAAAAAATATAGCAAGAATTAAAACTATTTTATCACAAAAAAGATAA
- the rpsQ gene encoding 30S ribosomal protein S17 produces MQNKIKILKGKVVSNKMNKSIVVHINRFIKHPIYGKFIKRTTKLHVHDEKNKCNIGDFVEIKECRPLSKTKSWTLVNIIKKLII; encoded by the coding sequence ATGCAAAATAAAATTAAAATTTTAAAAGGAAAAGTAGTAAGTAATAAAATGAATAAATCTATTGTCGTACATATTAATAGATTTATAAAACATCCAATTTATGGAAAATTTATAAAAAGAACAACAAAATTACATGTTCATGATGAAAAAAATAAATGTAATATAGGAGATTTTGTTGAAATAAAAGAATGTAGACCTTTATCAAAAACTAAATCTTGGACATTAGTAAATATTATTAAAAAATTAATAATATAA
- the rplC gene encoding 50S ribosomal protein L3 — protein MIGLIGKKLGMTRIFTEDGISIPITVIKFESIRITQIKTVLNDGYDAIQMTTGQKKVSRINKAEAGHFAKAKTQAGYILWEHRFFSKNKNIFYIGQNITIEVFNKIKKVDVTGISKGKGFSGTVKRWNFKTQDASHGNSLSHRVPGSIGQNQTPGKVFKGKKMAGQLGNKKITTQNLNIIKLDIKKNLLLIKGAIPGFTGSNVIVKPAIKTNFKI, from the coding sequence ATGATTGGTTTAATCGGTAAAAAATTAGGGATGACTCGTATTTTTACTGAAGATGGTATATCTATTCCTATAACAGTAATAAAATTTGAATCTATTCGTATTACTCAAATAAAAACTGTTTTGAATGATGGATATGATGCAATTCAAATGACGACAGGTCAAAAAAAAGTTAGTCGTATAAATAAAGCTGAAGCAGGACATTTTGCTAAAGCAAAAACTCAAGCTGGATATATATTATGGGAACATCGTTTTTTTTCTAAAAATAAAAATATATTTTATATAGGTCAAAATATAACTATTGAAGTTTTTAATAAAATAAAAAAAGTAGATGTAACTGGAATTTCTAAAGGTAAAGGTTTTTCTGGAACAGTTAAAAGATGGAATTTTAAAACTCAAGATGCTAGTCATGGAAATTCGTTATCTCATAGAGTTCCTGGATCTATTGGTCAAAATCAAACACCAGGAAAAGTATTTAAAGGTAAGAAAATGGCAGGTCAATTAGGAAATAAAAAAATTACAACTCAAAATTTAAATATTATTAAATTAGATATAAAAAAAAATTTATTATTAATTAAAGGTGCTATTCCTGGATTTACTGGTAGTAATGTTATTGTTAAACCTGCTATTAAAACTAACTTTAAAATCTGA
- the rplP gene encoding 50S ribosomal protein L16 → MLQPKKTKFRKMHKGRNRGVVVGMNIDFGSYALKAIHRGRITARQIESARRAISRAMKRQGKIWIRIFPDKPITEKPLEVRMGKGKGNVEYWVALVQPGRILYEIDGISEKLAREAFKLGSAKLPVKTIFLNKKNIIKIL, encoded by the coding sequence ATGTTACAACCCAAAAAAACCAAATTCAGGAAAATGCATAAAGGAAGAAATAGGGGAGTAGTCGTAGGAATGAATATTGATTTCGGATCTTATGCATTAAAAGCAATTCATAGAGGAAGAATTACTGCAAGACAAATAGAATCTGCAAGAAGAGCTATTAGTAGAGCTATGAAAAGACAAGGAAAAATATGGATTAGAATTTTTCCTGATAAACCGATAACAGAAAAACCATTAGAAGTTCGTATGGGTAAAGGTAAAGGAAATGTTGAATATTGGGTAGCATTAGTACAACCAGGAAGAATATTGTATGAAATAGATGGTATATCAGAAAAATTAGCTCGAGAAGCTTTTAAATTAGGATCAGCAAAATTACCAGTAAAAACTATTTTTTTAAATAAAAAAAATATAATAAAAATATTATGA
- the rpsH gene encoding 30S ribosomal protein S8 yields MSIQNPIADMLTRIRNGQLSKKLKIIMQYSKIKQSIAIVLKNEGYIKNYKIIKNNISKLEIYLKYFKGKAVIEKIQCVSRPGLRIYQRKNNLPQVMAGLGIAIISTSKGIMTDYNARNYGIGGEIICYIS; encoded by the coding sequence ATGAGTATACAAAATCCTATTGCTGATATGTTAACAAGAATTCGTAATGGTCAATTATCAAAAAAACTAAAAATTATAATGCAATATTCAAAAATTAAACAATCAATTGCAATTGTTTTAAAAAATGAAGGATATATAAAAAATTATAAAATTATAAAGAATAATATTTCTAAGTTAGAAATTTATTTAAAATATTTTAAAGGTAAAGCTGTTATAGAAAAAATACAATGTGTAAGTCGTCCTGGATTAAGAATTTACCAAAGAAAAAATAATTTACCTCAGGTTATGGCTGGATTAGGTATTGCTATTATTTCTACATCAAAAGGAATAATGACGGATTATAATGCACGTAATTATGGAATAGGTGGAGAAATAATTTGTTATATTTCATAA
- the rplB gene encoding 50S ribosomal protein L2: protein MTIIKCKPTSPGRRHMIKVVNPFLYKGKPLKSKIKKKNKSGGRNNHGHITTRHIGGGHKKLYRIIDFKRNKDAIPGIIERIEYDPNRSANIALIKYNDGEKRYILSPKNLKIGDVIQSGINAEIKIGNSLPMNNIPVGSILHNIEMKPGKGGQIARAAGTYVQLIAKEGLYVTLRLRSGEIRKIKSNCRATLGEIGNNEHMLKSLGKAGAKRWRGIRPTVRGTAMNPIDHPHGGGEGKNFGKHPVTPWGIQTKGKKTRNNKRTDKYIIRHRNK from the coding sequence ATGACAATTATTAAATGTAAACCCACTTCTCCTGGTAGAAGACATATGATTAAAGTTGTAAATCCTTTTTTATATAAAGGAAAACCACTTAAATCAAAAATAAAAAAAAAAAATAAATCTGGTGGACGTAATAATCATGGACATATAACAACTAGACATATTGGAGGAGGACATAAAAAATTATATCGGATTATAGATTTTAAAAGAAATAAAGATGCAATTCCAGGAATTATTGAACGTATTGAATATGATCCTAATCGTTCTGCAAATATTGCATTAATTAAATATAATGATGGAGAAAAACGTTATATACTATCACCTAAAAATTTAAAAATAGGTGATGTTATTCAGTCAGGAATTAATGCTGAAATAAAAATAGGAAATTCATTACCAATGAATAATATTCCTGTAGGATCTATTTTACATAATATAGAAATGAAACCAGGTAAAGGAGGACAGATAGCTAGAGCTGCTGGAACATATGTACAATTAATAGCAAAAGAAGGTTTATATGTTACTTTACGTTTAAGATCTGGAGAAATAAGGAAAATTAAATCTAATTGTAGAGCAACATTAGGAGAAATTGGAAATAATGAACATATGTTAAAATCTTTAGGTAAAGCAGGAGCAAAAAGATGGAGAGGAATTAGACCTACTGTAAGAGGTACTGCAATGAATCCTATAGATCATCCACATGGTGGAGGAGAAGGAAAAAATTTTGGTAAACACCCTGTAACCCCATGGGGAATACAAACTAAAGGTAAAAAGACAAGAAATAATAAAAGAACAGATAAATATATTATTCGTCATCGTAATAAGTAA
- the rplV gene encoding 50S ribosomal protein L22, which translates to MEVLAKHLYSRSSAQKLRLIADLIRGEKVSKAFDILNFSNKKAAILIKKVLNSAISNAEHNNGMDIDNLIISKIFIDVGSNMKRIMPRAKGRSDRILKYTSHITIIVSDNNIN; encoded by the coding sequence ATGGAAGTTTTAGCAAAACATTTATATTCACGATCTTCTGCTCAAAAATTAAGATTAATTGCTGATCTTATAAGAGGGGAAAAAGTATCAAAAGCTTTTGATATTTTAAATTTTTCTAATAAAAAAGCAGCTATTCTTATTAAAAAAGTATTAAATTCTGCTATATCTAATGCAGAACATAATAATGGAATGGATATTGATAATTTAATCATATCAAAAATTTTTATTGATGTAGGATCTAATATGAAACGTATTATGCCTCGTGCTAAAGGACGTTCAGATCGTATTTTAAAATATACAAGTCATATTACTATAATTGTATCTGATAATAATATTAATTAA
- the rplD gene encoding 50S ribosomal protein L4, protein MEIITQDTKKIVTLSDNIFNKHYNKSLIHQVLESYRTIGRQGTKAQKTRGEVKGSGKKPWRQKGTGKARAGSVKSPLWRSGGVTFASKNKIYYKKINKKMYRNALKSIFSELIRENRIILLSNFTIKKPKTKILIEKLKNFIFKKTMIITIYIDKNLSLASRNLHNIQIKNSMNINPVSLINVDKVIITINAIKHIEEILT, encoded by the coding sequence ATGGAAATTATAACACAAGATACAAAAAAAATAGTGACGCTATCAGATAATATTTTTAATAAACATTATAATAAATCTTTAATACATCAAGTATTAGAATCTTATAGAACAATTGGTAGACAAGGAACAAAAGCACAAAAAACAAGAGGTGAAGTTAAAGGATCTGGTAAAAAACCGTGGAGACAAAAAGGTACTGGTAAAGCTAGAGCCGGTTCAGTAAAAAGTCCTCTTTGGCGTTCTGGTGGTGTAACTTTTGCTTCTAAAAATAAAATATATTATAAAAAAATTAATAAAAAAATGTATCGTAATGCATTAAAAAGTATTTTTTCAGAACTTATTAGAGAAAATAGAATAATTTTATTAAGTAATTTTACTATAAAAAAACCTAAAACTAAAATATTAATAGAAAAATTAAAAAATTTTATTTTCAAAAAAACAATGATTATTACTATATATATAGATAAAAATTTATCTTTAGCATCACGTAATTTACATAATATACAAATAAAAAATTCAATGAATATTAATCCAGTGAGTTTAATTAATGTTGATAAAGTTATTATAACTATAAACGCAATTAAACATATAGAGGAAATATTAACATGA
- the rpsC gene encoding 30S ribosomal protein S3: MGQKTHPNGLRLGIIKTWNSTWFANTKDFANNLYSDFKVRKFLNKKLIKASVSRITIERPSKSIRVTIHTARPGIVIGKKGEDVEKLRKIISQISGVPTQINITEIRKPELEAKLVADNISIQLEKRVMFRRAIKRAVQNSMRLGALGVKIEVSGRLGGTEIARTEWYREGRVPLHTLRADIDFSLAEANTTYGVIGIKVWIFKGEILGNIINQNQKINKLILQPKKKRNKRRK; this comes from the coding sequence ATGGGTCAAAAAACACATCCTAATGGTTTAAGATTAGGTATTATTAAAACATGGAATTCTACTTGGTTTGCTAATACAAAAGATTTTGCTAATAATTTATATAGTGATTTTAAAGTAAGAAAGTTTTTAAATAAAAAATTAATTAAAGCATCAGTATCTCGTATTACCATTGAAAGACCATCTAAAAGTATTAGGGTAACAATACATACAGCTAGACCTGGAATAGTAATAGGAAAAAAAGGAGAAGATGTAGAAAAACTTAGAAAAATTATTTCTCAAATATCTGGAGTACCTACTCAGATTAATATTACTGAAATTCGTAAACCAGAATTAGAAGCTAAATTAGTTGCTGATAATATTTCAATTCAATTAGAAAAAAGAGTTATGTTTAGAAGAGCTATAAAAAGAGCTGTACAAAATTCAATGAGGTTAGGAGCATTAGGAGTAAAAATAGAAGTTAGTGGTCGTTTAGGTGGTACTGAAATAGCTCGTACAGAATGGTATAGAGAAGGTAGAGTACCATTACATACTTTACGTGCTGATATAGATTTTAGTTTAGCTGAAGCTAATACAACTTATGGAGTAATTGGTATTAAAGTTTGGATTTTTAAAGGAGAAATATTAGGTAATATTATTAATCAAAATCAAAAAATAAATAAATTAATTTTACAACCTAAAAAAAAACGTAATAAAAGACGAAAATAA
- the rpsJ gene encoding 30S ribosomal protein S10, giving the protein MPNQRIRIRLKAFDHRLIDQSTTEIVETAKRTGAQVHGPIPLPTQKERFTILISPHVNKDARDQYEIRTHKRLVDIIEPTEKTVDALMRLDLAAGVDVQISLG; this is encoded by the coding sequence ATGCCCAACCAAAGAATCCGTATTCGTTTAAAAGCTTTTGATCATCGTTTAATAGATCAATCAACTACTGAAATAGTTGAAACTGCTAAACGTACTGGTGCACAAGTACATGGCCCAATACCATTACCTACACAAAAAGAACGTTTTACAATTTTAATTTCTCCGCATGTTAATAAAGATGCTCGTGATCAATATGAAATTCGTACTCATAAACGTTTAGTTGATATTATAGAACCTACAGAAAAAACTGTAGATGCTTTAATGCGTTTAGATTTAGCAGCAGGTGTAGATGTACAAATTAGTTTAGGTTAA
- the rplN gene encoding 50S ribosomal protein L14 produces MIQEHTILSVADNSGARSVMCIKVLGGSRRRYANIGDIVKITIKEAIPKGKVKKGDVLKAVIVRTKKGIRRLDGSVIRFDNNACVLLNDTNEQLIGTRVFGPVTRELRNEKFMKIISLAPEVI; encoded by the coding sequence ATGATACAAGAACATACTATATTAAGTGTTGCAGATAATTCAGGAGCTCGTAGTGTAATGTGTATAAAAGTATTAGGAGGTTCACGTCGTCGTTATGCTAATATTGGTGATATAGTTAAAATTACTATAAAAGAAGCTATTCCAAAAGGAAAAGTAAAAAAAGGTGATGTATTAAAAGCTGTTATAGTAAGAACTAAAAAAGGAATACGTCGTCTTGACGGTTCAGTTATTCGTTTTGATAATAATGCATGTGTATTATTAAATGATACTAATGAGCAATTAATAGGAACCAGAGTTTTTGGTCCTGTTACTAGAGAATTAAGAAATGAAAAATTTATGAAAATCATTTCATTAGCTCCAGAAGTAATTTAA
- the rplO gene encoding 50S ribosomal protein L15 → MYLNTLSPSLGSKSYKKRLGRGIGSGLGKTSGRGHKGQKSRSGCKINKSFEGGQTPLHRRLPKFGFQSRKKIFYKEIKLSDLNKIKSDIIDLNTLKRFKVISKKIKYVKIINTGKIFIPIKIFKLRCTKNAKISIEKLGGKIEE, encoded by the coding sequence ATGTATTTAAATACTTTATCTCCTTCTTTAGGTTCTAAAAGTTATAAAAAACGTTTAGGACGTGGTATAGGTTCTGGATTAGGAAAAACTAGTGGTAGAGGTCATAAAGGTCAAAAATCTCGTTCTGGTTGTAAAATAAATAAGTCTTTTGAAGGAGGACAAACCCCTTTACATAGAAGATTACCAAAATTTGGTTTTCAATCACGTAAAAAAATTTTTTATAAAGAAATTAAATTAAGTGATTTAAATAAAATTAAAAGTGATATTATTGATTTAAATACTTTAAAACGATTTAAAGTTATTAGTAAAAAAATTAAATATGTTAAAATTATAAATACTGGAAAAATTTTTATACCAATAAAAATTTTTAAATTACGTTGTACAAAAAATGCAAAAATTTCTATTGAAAAATTAGGTGGAAAAATAGAGGAATAA
- the rplE gene encoding 50S ribosomal protein L5, producing MSKLYNYYKNEIVKKLIYSFKYYSIMQVPRISKITLNMGVGKAISDKKHLDNAINDLTVISGQKPLITKVHKSISGFKIRQGYPIGCKVTLRGKRMWYFFERLLFIAIPRIRDFRGLSKKSFDSYGNYNIGIKEQIIFPEINFDKIDYIRGLDISITTTAHSNKEGYALLHALNFPFRN from the coding sequence ATGTCAAAATTATATAATTACTATAAAAATGAAATAGTAAAAAAATTAATATATAGTTTTAAATACTACTCTATTATGCAAGTTCCTCGTATAAGTAAAATTACTTTAAATATGGGTGTAGGAAAAGCTATTTCTGATAAAAAACATTTAGATAATGCGATAAATGATTTAACTGTTATTAGCGGACAAAAACCTTTAATTACTAAAGTTCATAAATCAATATCAGGATTTAAAATTAGACAAGGTTATCCTATAGGATGTAAAGTTACTTTACGTGGTAAAAGAATGTGGTATTTTTTTGAACGTTTATTATTTATTGCAATACCTAGAATTAGAGATTTTAGAGGATTATCTAAAAAATCATTTGATAGTTATGGTAATTATAATATAGGAATAAAAGAACAAATTATTTTTCCTGAAATCAACTTTGATAAAATTGATTATATTCGTGGTTTAGATATTTCTATAACTACTACCGCTCATTCTAATAAAGAAGGTTATGCTTTACTTCATGCATTAAATTTTCCATTTCGAAATTAA
- the rpsS gene encoding 30S ribosomal protein S19, which produces MPRSLKKGPFIDHHLLKKVEKAIEQGNKKPLKTWSRRSTIFPNMIGLTIAVYNGRQHIPIFISDEMVGHKLGEFSPTRTYRGHSADKKIKKTVKK; this is translated from the coding sequence ATGCCCCGTTCTTTAAAAAAAGGTCCTTTTATTGATCATCATTTGTTAAAAAAAGTAGAAAAAGCAATAGAACAAGGTAATAAAAAACCATTAAAAACTTGGTCTAGAAGATCTACTATATTTCCTAATATGATTGGATTAACAATAGCTGTTTATAACGGACGTCAACATATTCCTATTTTTATTTCAGATGAAATGGTAGGACATAAATTAGGTGAATTTTCTCCAACTCGTACTTATAGAGGACATAGTGCTGATAAAAAAATAAAAAAAACAGTAAAAAAATAA
- the rplR gene encoding 50S ribosomal protein L18, whose amino-acid sequence MNKKKNIRIRRITKSRKIFYKLKATRLVIHRTSRHIYAQIISPQNKVLITASTLEKNIKKKLAYTGNIEAAIIIGKKIAKRSINKGIMNVSFDRSGFKYHGRIKALANAARNLGLQF is encoded by the coding sequence ATGAATAAAAAAAAAAATATTCGTATTAGAAGAATAACTAAATCACGAAAAATTTTTTATAAATTAAAAGCTACACGTTTAGTTATACATCGTACTTCACGTCATATCTATGCTCAAATAATATCTCCTCAAAATAAAGTTTTAATAACAGCATCTACTTTAGAAAAAAATATCAAAAAAAAATTAGCGTATACGGGTAATATAGAAGCTGCTATTATAATAGGAAAAAAAATTGCCAAAAGATCAATTAATAAAGGTATTATGAATGTTTCATTTGATCGTTCAGGATTTAAATATCATGGTCGTATTAAAGCATTAGCAAATGCTGCTCGCAATTTAGGTCTCCAATTTTAA